A single Candidatus Deferrimicrobiaceae bacterium DNA region contains:
- the carB gene encoding carbamoyl-phosphate synthase large subunit, producing the protein MPKRTDIQKIMLIGSGPIIIGQGCEFDYSGTQACKALKEEGYTVILVNSNPATIMTDTDFADRTYVEPITPEMVAKIIERERPDALLPTIGGQTGLNIAVALYEMGVLQKYGVELIGANFEAIQKAEDRNLFRIAMEKLGLKVPRSSYITTLEEALAAIGQIGYPAIIRPSFTLGGTGAGIAYNREEYEEGVRWALDASPKRTVLIEQSVIGWKEFELEVMRDLKDNVVIICSIENLDPMGVHTGDSITVAPAQTLTDKEYQILRNASLRIIREIGVDTGGSNIQFAINPDNGELVVIEMNPRVSRSSALASKATGFPIAKIAAKLAVGYTLDEIPNDITRVTPASFEPTIDYVVTKIPRFTFEKFPQTEDALGTQMKSVGEVMAIGRTFKESVQKALRSLEIGINGFDELLPAGTPEARKKLLNEKIRKPNSQRLLYVAEAMREGWTIGDIYRASWIDPWFLENIRQILDEETSIRALAPAFNAESAAGALTGETAARLRHAKEYGFGDRRLAILMGTDEDTVRKSRLAAGIRPAYKRVDTCGAEFEAQTPYMYSTYDQEDECAPTDRKKIIILGGGPNRIGQGIEFDYCCVHGVFALEEEGFETIMVNCNPETVSTDYDTSDRLYFEPLTKEDVLSIIAAENPVGVIVQFGGQTPLKLAVPLEQAGVNILGTSPDSIDRAEDRERFTELLDKLGLRQPPNGTARSIEEAVAIANRITYPVLLRPSYVLGGRAMEIVNDEEGLVRYLTSAVQASEKRPVLVDKFLDDAIEIDVDAISDGKDVVIGGIMEHIEEAGVHSGDSACSLPPHSISDALVAEIARQTKAMAMELSVVGLMNVQFAIRKGEIYILEVNPRASRTVPFVSKAIGVPLAKIAAKVMSGRKLRDLGFTETVVPSHISVKEAVFPFIKFPGVDTLLGPEMKSTGEVMGIDLTFGAAFAKAQMAAGMVLPTAGTVFVSVRDEDKEGVLSAARTLHDSGFRIVATGGTAEFLDRNGIPAQTVLKITEGRPHVADLIKNGEIALVINTPVGAQSKADSYYIRRTALVYGIPYFTTMAAAKAASQAILDLIRADLTVRSLQEYHAK; encoded by the coding sequence TTGCCAAAGCGTACCGACATCCAGAAGATCATGCTTATCGGCTCCGGCCCGATCATCATCGGGCAGGGTTGCGAGTTCGACTACTCGGGCACCCAGGCGTGCAAGGCGCTGAAAGAGGAGGGCTACACGGTCATCCTCGTCAACAGCAACCCGGCGACGATCATGACCGACACCGATTTCGCCGACCGGACCTACGTCGAGCCGATCACGCCCGAGATGGTCGCGAAGATCATCGAGCGCGAACGCCCCGATGCGCTGCTCCCCACGATCGGCGGGCAGACCGGCCTCAACATCGCCGTCGCTCTCTACGAGATGGGCGTCCTCCAAAAGTACGGCGTCGAGCTGATCGGCGCAAACTTCGAGGCCATCCAGAAGGCAGAGGATCGCAACCTGTTCCGCATCGCGATGGAGAAGCTCGGCCTCAAGGTCCCCCGGTCGTCCTACATCACGACGCTCGAAGAGGCGCTCGCCGCGATCGGACAGATCGGCTACCCGGCCATCATCCGGCCGTCGTTCACGCTGGGCGGCACCGGCGCCGGAATCGCCTATAACCGAGAAGAGTACGAAGAAGGCGTTCGTTGGGCGCTCGACGCCTCGCCCAAGCGCACCGTGCTCATCGAGCAGTCGGTCATCGGCTGGAAGGAATTCGAGCTCGAGGTGATGCGCGATCTCAAGGACAACGTCGTCATCATCTGCTCGATCGAGAACCTCGACCCGATGGGCGTGCACACGGGAGACTCGATCACCGTGGCGCCTGCGCAGACGCTGACCGACAAGGAATACCAGATCCTTCGAAACGCTTCGCTTCGGATCATCCGCGAGATCGGCGTCGACACGGGCGGCAGCAACATCCAGTTTGCGATCAATCCCGACAATGGCGAACTCGTCGTCATCGAGATGAACCCGCGCGTCTCGCGTTCCTCGGCGCTCGCCTCGAAAGCCACCGGCTTCCCGATCGCCAAGATCGCAGCCAAGCTGGCGGTCGGATACACGCTCGACGAGATCCCAAACGACATCACGCGCGTGACGCCGGCTTCCTTCGAGCCGACGATCGACTACGTCGTCACCAAGATCCCGCGCTTCACGTTCGAGAAATTTCCGCAGACCGAGGACGCGCTCGGCACCCAGATGAAGTCGGTCGGCGAAGTCATGGCCATCGGCCGCACGTTCAAGGAATCGGTCCAGAAGGCGCTCCGCTCGCTCGAGATCGGGATCAACGGCTTCGACGAGCTGCTCCCCGCCGGAACCCCCGAGGCCCGCAAAAAACTGCTCAACGAGAAGATCCGGAAGCCCAACTCCCAGCGGCTGCTTTACGTCGCGGAGGCGATGCGGGAAGGATGGACGATCGGCGACATATACCGAGCGTCGTGGATCGATCCCTGGTTCCTCGAGAACATCCGGCAGATCCTCGATGAGGAGACGTCGATCCGGGCGCTTGCGCCCGCTTTCAACGCCGAATCCGCTGCCGGCGCGCTTACCGGCGAGACGGCCGCGCGGCTTCGCCACGCCAAGGAATACGGGTTCGGCGACCGGCGGCTGGCGATATTGATGGGGACCGACGAGGATACGGTGCGCAAGTCACGGCTCGCCGCAGGGATCCGCCCGGCCTACAAGCGGGTCGACACCTGCGGGGCCGAGTTCGAGGCGCAGACCCCCTACATGTATTCGACCTACGATCAGGAAGACGAGTGCGCGCCGACCGACCGGAAGAAGATCATCATCCTGGGCGGCGGTCCCAACCGGATCGGGCAGGGGATCGAGTTCGACTACTGTTGCGTCCACGGCGTTTTCGCCCTTGAAGAGGAAGGGTTCGAGACGATCATGGTCAACTGCAACCCAGAGACGGTCTCGACCGACTATGACACCTCCGACCGGCTCTACTTCGAACCGCTCACCAAGGAGGATGTGCTGTCGATCATCGCGGCCGAAAACCCGGTGGGCGTCATCGTCCAGTTCGGCGGGCAGACCCCGCTCAAGCTGGCGGTGCCGCTTGAACAGGCCGGTGTGAACATCCTTGGCACCAGCCCGGACAGCATCGACCGTGCCGAGGACCGCGAGCGATTCACCGAATTGCTCGATAAGCTCGGTCTTCGCCAGCCTCCGAACGGAACGGCCCGGTCCATCGAGGAGGCCGTCGCCATCGCCAACCGGATCACATACCCGGTGCTGCTGCGCCCTTCCTACGTGCTCGGCGGTCGGGCGATGGAGATCGTCAACGACGAGGAGGGGCTCGTTCGCTACCTCACGAGTGCGGTGCAGGCCTCCGAGAAGCGCCCTGTCCTGGTCGACAAGTTCCTTGACGATGCGATCGAGATCGACGTCGACGCGATCTCCGACGGGAAAGACGTCGTGATCGGCGGCATCATGGAGCACATCGAGGAAGCGGGGGTCCATTCGGGCGATTCGGCCTGCTCGCTCCCGCCGCATTCGATCTCCGACGCGCTCGTCGCCGAGATCGCGCGGCAGACGAAGGCGATGGCGATGGAGCTTTCCGTCGTCGGTCTGATGAACGTCCAGTTCGCCATCCGGAAGGGCGAGATCTACATCCTCGAGGTCAACCCGCGCGCTTCCCGCACCGTGCCCTTCGTCAGCAAGGCGATCGGCGTTCCGCTCGCGAAGATCGCAGCGAAAGTCATGTCCGGCCGGAAATTGCGCGACCTCGGGTTCACCGAGACCGTGGTCCCGAGTCACATCAGCGTCAAGGAAGCCGTGTTCCCCTTCATTAAATTCCCGGGCGTGGACACGCTGCTGGGGCCCGAGATGAAGTCGACCGGCGAGGTCATGGGGATCGATCTGACCTTCGGGGCGGCGTTCGCCAAGGCGCAGATGGCAGCGGGCATGGTCCTCCCGACCGCAGGAACGGTTTTCGTCAGCGTCCGGGACGAAGACAAGGAAGGCGTGCTGTCCGCCGCCCGGACGCTGCACGACTCCGGGTTCCGCATCGTCGCCACGGGCGGGACGGCCGAGTTCCTTGATCGCAACGGGATTCCCGCGCAGACGGTGCTCAAGATCACCGAAGGCCGCCCCCACGTCGCCGACCTCATCAAGAACGGCGAAATCGCACTCGTGATCAACACACCCGTCGGTGCGCAGTCGAAGGCCGACTCCTACTACATTCGTCGGACGGCGCTGGTCTACGGCATCCCGTATTTCACGACGATGGCCGCGGCCAAGGCCGCATCGCAGGCGATTCTCGACCTGATCCGGGCGGATCTGACGGTCCGGAGCCTGCAGGAGTACCACGCGAAGTA